The Helicobacter canis genomic sequence CACAAGATATATCACGCGCTATGCTTTGGCACAAGGCTTGCGGAGCTTGGGCGATAGTTGGGGAGAGATGCACAAGTAGGAGCAAGGGGGATTTAAGCAAGGGATATATATGGCTAAAGAGCTGCAAGCTGCCTTCAATGATATGAAAGCCATTGGGTAGCTCTTGCAAAGTTTTATCATCATATATACACACAGAGCGTGAATCTATATGAAAAAGTGGGATATTGCTATCAATATCCTTGCGATTTTTGCGTGTGAAAATCCCCACATCTGGCACGCTCGTGTTGGCATAAGGAGGCGTGGCGTAGCGGGTGTCAAGTCTTGGTCTATCTGCTCTTGCAGTCGCTCCGGAGATGATTAGGCTTTGGGCTATGGTGCGTTGATTATGCGTAAAAATGCGCGATAGATCCCCGGAGATTTGCCCATTTTTGTAGCTACCATCAAGCCGCTCTGCAAGCTTAAATACAACAAATCGCCTAGATTCTCTTAGGCACAAAAATGGATAAAGCACATTTTGGGCTTGTTTTTTTAGAGATGTATTTGTGATGAATTCTACTGCTACGCCAGCTTCTTGCAATCTCTTACTACCATTGGCGCTTTCTCCCCATATATCACGCGCAGCGATAAGCACGCGTTTGGGCGCGATTTGCGCGATAAGCTGGGCGCACGGAGGGGTTTTGCCAAAGTGATTGCAAGGCTCTAGGGTGAGCAAGATTGTCTTATCATAGAATGCACCATTATGATAAGCAGCGATGAAAGCGTGGATA encodes the following:
- the ribD gene encoding bifunctional diaminohydroxyphosphoribosylaminopyrimidine deaminase/5-amino-6-(5-phosphoribosylamino)uracil reductase RibD; this encodes MKRCIDKAWEYQTLTLPNPAVAAMVYDDNGEILSLEAHQKAGLPHAEVLAVFWAFVQIYAQSKQKNLHYQKVDSSLESTFATSHTTPPQALGELETLAPLWQDFQATHTEFSHIALEALPLHSHAIHAFIAAYHNGAFYDKTILLTLEPCNHFGKTPPCAQLIAQIAPKRVLIAARDIWGESANGSKRLQEAGVAVEFITNTSLKKQAQNVLYPFLCLRESRRFVVFKLAERLDGSYKNGQISGDLSRIFTHNQRTIAQSLIISGATARADRPRLDTRYATPPYANTSVPDVGIFTRKNRKDIDSNIPLFHIDSRSVCIYDDKTLQELPNGFHIIEGSLQLFSHIYPLLKSPLLLLVHLSPTIAQAPQALCQSIARDISCEILHTTTLGKDLLLWLKP